A stretch of the Lolium perenne isolate Kyuss_39 chromosome 3, Kyuss_2.0, whole genome shotgun sequence genome encodes the following:
- the LOC127339468 gene encoding general transcription and DNA repair factor IIH subunit TFB1-1-like, whose amino-acid sequence MERRIRLLREDRECELRKLHKKFVVSSILQESEFWAIRKNLLDDEANKALKQKPGVKNVMVADVRPSANGQLQIFSEKPAVHQAFLDYVPKKLSEQDFWTKYCRAEYLLRAKCTLRAKAEAAGDEELAMFLKNDDILSKEAKLKIKRVDPVFDMEVDAGDDYIHLPDHGILCDGTKETTDTDIELARRTLSQDLNRHAAVVLEGRSTDIKSADTKTVAEALARSRKERPFSSVADDASHERSVKMARMTEIEDLQVPRSIPYATLCIKDPREFFDSQQANALRSLGENNGVRKAHSCSLSTDDAFRHLMDQISSAKLNCLIVQSDLAPKVLNELNEGISRSRRLSLKNLQDSLLGRLPRRTRDELMDHWMAIQELLHHFWSSYPITTAALRNKVQRVLGAMTQIYQTLQDIKESALPDVRHEISRLVKPMTQALDAAFDHDLDQQQKSSKPGNSPSGF is encoded by the exons AGAATG TGAACTGCGGAAGTTACATAAGAAGTTTGTTGTTTCCAGTATTCTGCAAGAGTCTGAATTTTGGGCGATTAGAAAG AATTTACTTGACGATGAAGCAAATAAAGCATTGAAACAAAAgccaggtgtcaaaaatgtgatggtaGCTGATGTTAGGCCATCAGCCAATGGACAG TTGCAGATTTTTTCGGAAAAGCCAGCCGTGCATCAGGCATTTTTGGATTATGTCCCAAAGAAG ttGTCAGAACAGGATTTTTGGACAAAATATTGTAGAGCTGAGTATCTACTTAGGGCAAAATGTACATTAAGGGCAAAAGCTGAGGCTGCCGGAGATGAGGAATTAGCTATGTTCTTAAAAAATGATGATATACTTTCCAAGGAGGCAAAGCTCAAG ATAAAACGAGTTGATCCAGTATTTGACATGGAAGTAGATGCAGGAGATGACTACATCCATCTCCCG GATCATGGGATTCTCTGTGATGGCACCAAAGAGACAACTGATACTGATATTGAATTGGCTAGGAGAACACTTTCTCAGGATCTGAATCGGCATGCTGCTGTCGTTCTTGAGGGGAGATCAACAG ATATCAAATCAGCTGATACGAAGACTGTTGCTGAAGCACTTGCAAGGTCTAGGAAGG AAAGACCTTTTAGTTCTGTTGCTGATGATGCTAGTCATGAGAGATCGGTTAAGATGGCCCGCATGACTGAGATAGAGGACCTGCAAGTTCCAAGAAGTATACCATATGCAACACTTTGTATAAAG GATCCTCGAGAATTTTTCGATTCTCAGCAAGCAAATGCCCTGAGATCTTTAGGTGAGAACAATGGTGTAAGAAAGGCTCACAGCTGCAGCCTGAGCACCGATGATGCATTCCGTCATTTGATGGATCAAATATCTTCTGCGAAATTGAACTGTCTGATTGTTCAATCAGATTTGGCTCCTAAG GTTCTTAATGAATTGAATGAAGGAATTTCACGATCACGAAGGCTTAGTCTTAAGAATCTCCAAGACAGTCTCCTTGGTCGTCTTCCACGCCGAACACGAGATGAACTTATGGAC CATTGGATGGCTATCCAGGAGTTGCTGCACCATTTTTGGTCATCGTACCCAATAACAACTGCAGCCCTTAGAAATAAG GTTCAAAGGGTTCTAGGTGCAATGACACAGATATATCAAACGTTGCAG GATATAAAGGAATCAGCACTGCCTGATGTAAGACACGAGATATCTCGACTTGTAAAGCCCATGACCCAG